Genomic DNA from Deltaproteobacteria bacterium:
AACCTTTTCATGAATATCACTGCTGGCCGAAGCAGTGGAAAGCTGCTTATGAACCGTTTCCTGGAAATCCTCGCCCCTGGAAATCTCGATGAGAGAGCTTTTCATTTTGGCCACAAAAGGCTCTTTAAGCGGAACAAGGGCATCTTTACCACCAAACATGCCGAGCATGCCACCAAAAGACGACTCCATAACAGCCGAAACAAGGGCATTAAAGGAAGGCGTTAAGTCAGCTTCCGTAATAATAGGCTCAAAATCAAAATGGGGGCCTTCCTTATTCGTGGCCGTACTTTCATAAAAACGCTCGAAATTCTCTTTAGTAAAGAACTGCTCCATTATGAGCTTATGAATGCCGACCTTAAAGTCCTCGAAACGGGCAGGGATAACACCCGATCCGTAAAGACCGGGCACCTTTTCAAAAAGCATGTGAATGGCAAGCCAGTTCGTCACCGCCCCCGAGAGAGCAAAAAGCCCCACACTGAGCACAATGTCATGTTTCAGATAGAACCCTGTACCGACAAGTGCCGCAGAAAGCCCGTTTGTAACGAGGCTCTTATGAAGAAAGTGGGGCCATTTTGATTTTTTCATGGGTATCAAAAAAAGCTACCACCATCTCCCCTCCTTGATAAGGAGGGGATTAAGGGGTGGTAGATTTACCTGCAATAATTTACGTTAATCGCAAGAAGAAGTTATATTTATTCCTTCCCCGCCTTAACCATCAGCTCACTTATCTTT
This window encodes:
- a CDS encoding DUF445 domain-containing protein, translated to MKKSKWPHFLHKSLVTNGLSAALVGTGFYLKHDIVLSVGLFALSGAVTNWLAIHMLFEKVPGLYGSGVIPARFEDFKVGIHKLIMEQFFTKENFERFYESTATNKEGPHFDFEPIITEADLTPSFNALVSAVMESSFGGMLGMFGGKDALVPLKEPFVAKMKSSLIEISRGEDFQETVHKQLSTASASSDIHEKVDGVVQKRLHELTPQLVKEIIQQMIRDHLGWLVVWGGFFGGLIGLAAAFVK